A segment of the Trifolium pratense cultivar HEN17-A07 linkage group LG7, ARS_RC_1.1, whole genome shotgun sequence genome:
CTTTTGAGCCAATTCCACTAAGCAATAGCATTTGAGGAGTCCCAATTGCTCCACTTGATACAATTACTTCACTTTGCTTATCATTTCCTAGAATTGCCTTGTGTTGTTTCCCATTTTCATCCTTGAAAATTACCCCCATTGCTTTTGGTCTTTTTCCTGCATCAATAGCATTACTTGTTACATAAGCAATCTAGTTCAAAAGTAAAAAGATACATTAAAAAAACGTAAACAGATTACACGCAATATTTGATCATGGAGTTCAGCCAATTGTGTCTACGTCTCTGGCCGCAAAGTAGCTGCAATATCTTTCTATTGTTCAAGCTTAAAGATTACAGAGTACAACTTGTTTTTAAATATTACGGTTCAGTTTGCAAGATTACACACAAATATTTGATCATGGTTCAGTCAATTGTGTCGACATCTTTAACTGCCTAGCAGCTGCAACATCATTTTGTTGTTCAAGCTTAAAGTTTACAGATTACAACTTGACTTAGACCGCCTGAGTAAACTTTCATATGTCCAATCTAGGACGTGTTACGCGTAGGGACCAATTTTATAGGATTGTATACTCAATCCGAATTCTAAGACATCGCGTGAAAGAATAAATTCTCATgtcattaattattaaattttgcattataaaatatcttataaatgTGTGCACCTGTTGTATCAAAAACAATCTTTTGGACAGTGGCATAGATCAAAACAGTAAGTTTGTTAGGATTTCCAGAAGCAAGCAATTCAGCAGCAGTGTGGCGGCGACCAAATCTGTCAAAAATGGTTCCACCAAGTTTGGTTCCATACTTATGTTCATATGTGAATCCATTAAAAGGAGACACACCAGCATCTAGAAGACCATCCCTCAATGCTCTTTGCCAATGCGAAAATGTTGGACGATGAACAATCTGCTTTTCAACCCAAGGATATGACTTATTTACTAGCTTTGCATCCCAACCCATCTTCTGTATAAATCTGCATTTTATAGTAACAAATGTTGAGGAACAAAACATACAATATGAGTTTTGCACACATGAATATCTCATATGATCATTACTATATATATTGTTAGCACAAGTCAATTTTGGTGAGTCACTAGTCACACTTATCTTCTATAACAAAATGTTGATATTTCAGGAAATCATTCTTCAAAAGATATTAGTCATACATTGTatgaatttgacatttttttttttgagagcTTAGAAGATATTCCGGTGTGATTATTATCCTTTGGTACGTACGTCCGAACATGATGGACCACAGGGGCCATGATGAATCTATTGACACCATATGTAATACCCATTAATGATTTTTTACCAATTTACCAATAAAAGTAGatatattaatttcaaaaaacaaagtgatgactatattttctttttttattatgtactccctccgtcccaaaatataagcaaaagttggtcaataaaaaggatgaatttgatacaaatttttaaccaaatacatcaagtttctttgactcacttttgcttatatttttggaCGGAGGAAGTACGTTTGTTTCAGGTTTTCCAtgaaaactaattttatttaaactaagacattaaagtattttgaaataaaaatttatttctaATTATGTATGTCCCAAGAGGTTTCCCGACGgagattaatattaataattacgAATAATATTAACATTGACCATTGAAAAAACAATATTATGatgttataaaattatgaaatatgTTCTACTCATATTTAGTAAAACACATTTGTTATAAACTCATGATAAATCACCTGAAAGTCCCAATTAATCAAATGGGTCCTAGATATCAATCGGACACTTGCATTGCACCTAATCACTTCCATGGCATAAATAGCATAGGGTCACGAAGGACCACAAgtatcatttaatttaattgatgaAGTCAGAACTTTATACATAATATATAGACGTAGTCATAAATGAAAATGGTTTCAATATAAACACAAATTAATAGGGTCGATCCCTGACAACAACTACCTCACCTTAAAGCATGTTTGAATATATGTCCTTCAATTCAAGGGTAATAAGAAATGTggttatttaattatatttatgcaCACAAAATAATACACTATTGCCTCTGTACATAATCGTTTGCTAGGaaacaaattaaatagaaacaatttcaacaacaaaaaccaaATGATAATATTAATGATACGAGAGAAAATCAATGTCACAAAAACGTGCATAAGATTTATTGTCTAGCTGTCTATgacaaaacatatttatattGATAAGACCTACTTTCAATTTAGATCAACTTctattgtttcattttttttgggtattgagcacatgttaagatatcccAATATAGAAACTCAACATTTAGTAATACAAGAAATTAAATGctttaaaagttaaaatgcacaaattaacatttaattttaCTTCTTTAACATGTGTCTTAATGACACgcgttaacattctccttttttgttttgttttgttttatatgaTTTACTAGTGctccggggcactagttaaggaactaaaaagagaaagaaaagaaaaaaattgcattgaaaaaacaaaaatttaaacttttaagatgttgacttcacaagtttcaagataataatattatcttTAGTTACCTTAACCAGTACcccggggcaccggttagcattttcctaatattaattagaaagtacaattaaaaaaatatactcaaATTATCATGAGACAGAATGAGACGGTCATTTTGGGAATTTGGAATTTTGTTATAATAGATCAATCGTCATGagacataataatatatatgcgaataatattgttttttatttttcttttgacgtTAACCAGATATTCTCCATGCGTAATTGTCGAGACTAATTTCTCGAGTTTTGTGGACTCAATTGGACAAAAAAAGGTAACGCCAAAAGTAAACAAAAGGGAATTGCAAATTATGTATACCTTGAGCTAGCTCTAGTGTAGAAACCAGCATTAATAGAGCTACCACCACCCAAAACCCTTGCTCTAGCATTGTAAACTCCATCAGTTGACATGAAGAATTGTGAAGCTGAAGTTGGTGAAGTATCAGCCAAAGCAATGTGAAAGTTGTCAAGAAATGACACATTAGGGTTTGTGAAAGGTACTCCTCCTCTTTCAAGTAACAAAACATTGAAGTTTTTTGAAAGGGTTGCAGCTAAAGGGCACCCTGCTGTACCACCACCTACTATTATGTAGTCATAACCATCATTTGTGTTGGTGGTTGAAATTGATGGTGGAGATGAGAATGAACTTGCTTTTTTAATAAATGGGTACTTATATTCATTGTTCTCTTTACCTACAATCAAATTTTGTAGtttaatatcaaataaaaaaatattgtagctaaatttcacttttattttGACCCTATAGGATAGagaacaacaataaaaaaataaaaaaatcacctAAACAAAAATGAGAAAATCAGTTCTAAAGGAAACACAATTTGTCATAATGTGTCAGTTCAACGGTAAGAGTTTGACTTTATAATTTTAATGGAAGAAATTTTAATCTTATCTAGAATGAATGTACCAATATTATTATtgtgtttaataattattttttcttccctaattttttttaaaagaaaaagagaaacaatttactttttttagtCAATGTATCACCATAAGAAAACGAAATTTGTTTCAATAACTAGCAAATGATTTTTTATCTTAGATTTAATCAATGATTCATGCCTTTATTATGTACTAGCTAGTATGTTCTTGAAGTGAAACTCCATAGATTTGTGCCACTTGTACTATATTTTCAAGTTCCAAACGCTACTTCAAAGAACAATATGGTCTCatacaaaaaatatacaatacacaacaacaaaaaaaactaaaagataaTTAACCTGATAAATATTCCTTTAAAAATTAGGAAACCCCTCTTACATAtcatgaaggaaaaaaaaaaaaaaaacttttagaGAGAAAACTTTAAAATGCAACATATATAAGAGGGGTTcttattgtaattttatatcCAGAAATGAAGAAATTGGAACtgaagcatatatatatactatgaTGTAGCTAATTTGCTTGTGAAAACAATTAATGAACATAGACAATGATTAATAGTGCATCAaatatatgtgtatatattaGAGGGGAAAAAACCTTGGCATAGAGGTAGGAAGTTGATGAGCCATATTATAAAGAAGTAGAGCAGGAATTTGACAGCAGAGAATGATGCCATTGGTTATAGAAGGCCACAGAAGAGCACTCAGTCACTTACTCACTGAAGAAGCTGCTTTGAAACCTCTAAGTGTCTTCCACTTGTTGGCCTTGTTTTGTGTGTGGACACCATATATAAATACTGCCTAATAATGTGTACATCCTAATATAATCATTAGGCAAAATTAGGACAATTAATATAAGTATATTATTAGGAAAATGCGACGAGTGTCCCTGAGACATTctttaagcattttatttaaaaaaattatttaatcaaaaagttaaatatttcaaattttaatgcattgacttcacaaattttcataaaacttttataaaatcttAGTACTACTtaagatgcttaaagagtgtcccgggGATATTCGGTAGGAAGACCCATATAATTATGAAAAATGTGTGACATGCTATGTAGTAGTAACTAATATTTATAGGTGGTATcggttaaagaaacaaaaataaaaatatattaaaaatgttACACTTATTAACATTTGAGCAATGTTATCACTCTTCTATGGATAAAAATATGATACTCATATTCTATCCATCTCTATGCATTGTTCTCGAAGCgtgcaaaaaatatattaaaaaaatcaaaatgtgACATAGATACGTAGGtttgtcatatttttatttaaaaatttgtgttaaATAACGATTTTACTTTAACATTTATACCTTATAAGAAATGTGGGTGATTTGCTATTAGGATACCCAACTACCTATCTGTACTTATTTTCATTCAAATTAtacactataattttttttccttacttTTCTTTTATTAGTCTGTTTTTTTCATTTAGGTTTGCACTAGTATTGGCACTATAGTTAATGTGTAATTTAAATTTGGTTGTCAAGAATTTTTTTAGTGgatctaatttttaaaattttgaaattgttatgTGCTAGTTTATATAAAACTGATGTTAAAAGATTTATGATAATTAGTGTGTTTCGGGAACACTAGTTAAAAATGTCAAAAgagataaattttatattgaaaaaaatattttatatattttacaaaGATTGAATACACAAAACTAATGCTCAAAGGGTATTAGTTagcatttctttttttttttaattaaaattgttaCAAGGCTGGCTGGCGTATAGGTCATGGGGTTCAAGTTAATTTATACTGTAGCTTGATTGTTGGGTGAATCATGGTGCAAGAATTATGGATCTGCAATTAATATTGTTCCTCATTGTGGGATTGCAAAAAATGTTGGTATCTATGAGTCTCATGAAGGTGTTGGTGCTATTATAGATAAAATGTTAATCTTAATCAAGAGTAATTCTTCTATGATTATCCCTTCTTTTTCCATAATGAATAGCTTAGTTGACggttttattaatatataattttaattattaatatattcgattgtataatagtaaaaattataaaaagttcatAAATCCTAACTTAACTggtagaaatgtcgaaattgttagggtCGTGCGtcatgatcggggttcgaaccccggtcactccACTTTTTGTGTAagagttttcaatgactttgtcatttcgtctatcaacaaaaaaaaaattaatgttttaaaaatatttatcgaaACAAATCTAACATTTTATATTGCTAcagtaatatttattttatttattagtagaaaaatatgttgATATTTGttttatcaatatatttttttttatcattaatatatttaattgtatataatagtaaaatttatacatttttttaaaaaaaaatatttatcaaaatatctaaaaatatttcgttgctcttttatttggtctaaatttttttttcatttttttaaattaagtaaaaaatttaatgtttcttttttcaaataaaagtgTTCTCTATTCAGTATTCTCTTCCACcagttttgaattttattattttcggGTACAACCcataactttttatttaattttaagacTACAAAGACAGCTACCTCTAGCAGGAAGAATAAAGTGCAATATTTAATATGGCACCAATATATAGAAGTTCTCTGTCTTTCACCCATTCACTCATGTATAGTGTGGTGGGATTTTTGGGGTAATCTATTTGCAATGATGAACTCAATGTTTATCCATAAAAACTACTCCTACTGTGTATTTGTTGGCTGTCACTCGTTTGAATCAGTAGGATGAAATTGATAGCTCAAATTAACGTGACAATTAAAATGCTAATAATTTctcattcaaaacaaaaaaaactcgTTTGAATCAGTGATTTAAAGTTTTACCACTAAATTTTCTAAATGACAAAAGCAATCATCCGTTATTCAAAAGTATCGATCTCTCTTCTTATGAATCGGTCAAGAAGTTCGTTGAtgcattttttttcataaaattttcacacgcctaaaaatattaaaaagaacATTTTTGACCAGGTCACACCTATATTTGAAGTTTTGTAAGCGCCCTACAATATGTTGTGTGCTCCCCAAAGACATTTAGTCACACCTTATGGCAAATAGCAAACCTCACAATTAGGAAATAATCGAAAATCATGATGTGGTACTTAAGGATAATACGATATTCCATCGCGATTGGGAACATGTCGATAGGGATAGCTAGAAGAAATCTGCCGCTTTTAAACACCCAAAAACTATTATCTACATTGTGGTCATGTCAAAATTAACTTCAATGTCCTTAacaattttaccaaaaaaatatactcgCCAAAATCTATACGTACTTTACAGTCCTGAGTCTCTCACTCGTAATTAGTATTTCCATATATCTGTAAATataagtgtaaaaaaaatttagataaattGGATCTTGAATGCTCACCAATTACCATGATCAAAAGAGATCATaacactaaaaaatatttacaaatgtACTTATAAATccactaaaaaaattatcacgCCAGCAAAGTGATTTGAATTCAAACctttataaaatataagttaaaGTAATTATCATTTGAATCATTCCAATTACGTAAATCAATACTTTAAAGTGTACTCAAAGATGCATTTCCCATTTTTATAGAAACttatttacataaaaaatgGTATCTCCAATTACAGGCGGATGCTAGCATGGGAAAGCCTCCTAGGTCTCCCACCATGGGAAAGTAACGTGAACTGTCGGATGAACAAGATTATGATGCACCACATGTAccttataattttcttttctctctcttccaatCATCTCTATGCTTTTTTTGTTACTGTTCTctgcaacttttttttattagattgtTCTCTGCAACATTCATTCCTTTAAtcattcttcaatttttttgtgttcATAGTTTAATTAAACGCAACTCTTTTTCAAATCCTTTATCAGATCTATTAGCCATCACTTTTTAgaaaccaattttaaaaaattgttaaaaaaaattgatgagatcaaataattttgtcaatttcCCAATTTAAAAACTGACTTTACACCCTACAATTTCTTCACGATCCTTGTGGTATCAGATCTAGATCTAGTTAACTTAAAGTCTTctacttttttttccttcacgATCCTAAAAAAAGTTGGAAGGGGAAATTGAAGTTAGCTTATAGTCATAACTATGCCTGGTGTTTAGAAACATTCATTTTTGTAGTTGATTTTGTGATGGATTCAATTGTTTGATTGAATTTTTCTACTCACTTATGAATGCTTTATGATGTAGAAGATCCACTGATTGGTGGTATATCAttggtttgaaatttgaatgaaGTTAATAGTTGGTTAAATTGAGAGATCTGTCTATTATTATAAAGTTTGGACAAATTAAAGAGAATGcattgaggaagaagaaggaaggGGAAATACCGGAAGAGACGAGAGAGATGattggaagagagagaaaggaaaattataaaatacataTGGTACATCATAACATTGTTCATCCGACGGTTCACGTTACTTTCCCATGATGGGAGACCTAGGAAGCTTTCCCATGCTAGCCTCCGCCCCAATTACAGCCTTTCTAAAAGAGTGACATAAAATATGCCAAATACACAGTCCAAATGCAAAAAACACCACAAGCCTTGGCCAAGTGAATGAGAGACCCCATGAGTTATGAGTTCTGACTCATTTTAAGGAGGTGAATTCAGAGTTTAATGTAAAAGTAATTAAAAGGGGAAAATACTAAACAATACAATGTTCCAAAAGCactagttaaatatattaataaaatgtaacaaaacaaaaatattaattaggaaattttatcttaaaatttatgtatttaatatttaaaaaatgcaaaaaattatcttatcagcattaattttatcatttttttcagTATACAACAAGTGTCTTGGGCCACTGTTTAATATGTTACGGTAAAAAATTTCCATCTGTGTAATTATTTATGAGTATTTATAACCGCTAAAGAAATCAACAGGGAACCGGTGATGAGCATTTAATAACTCCTGCTTTGTCATTTCTTTGTATCCACAAAATAAGGAAtcaatgtgtgtgtgtgtggatgGACCTAATTTGACCTTGAGTTGAGAATGAGGATTATAGATTGTGAGCATGGTGGGAgccttttactttttttagaTATTGGAGGAGTAAATATATTCGTTTAGGAGTTGGTGAGGTGGTTTAATAATATGGTGGTGGTTATATAATTAACATAACATATATTGTATAACTGGCTTTATATTATGTCAATACCATATTATTTGATTAAGAGTTTCGAAAATGTTTTCTTATAACATCTGGTGGGTATTTTTATTGTGATTTCTGGTTTGGTTTGTAATCCCTCCAAATCTAAGATCTATAGCATGATCGAGAGAGCAGTGAAAGATTCAAAATGTTGGAAGTTGCTCGGCAATTTTAAAGAATGGGATGTACCTGCGAACACTCTAAAGATCAAGTAGTTAGGTTATGTGGTTCGAGGTTTTAAAGATAGAGAATTGTGTACGTTAGTTTAGACCATCGGTTAAACTTTAATGTGGGAGGATTAAGATTTTGTGACCCAAAATCCTAACTTTGACGTCTTCATGAACAATTGTAGACAAATTGTGATGAAATTGAGATCTAATAGTTCTGATGTGATTAGCGGTGTTGTTTGAGTGTGTCAATGTTATGGTCCATCTAAAAACTAGTGATTTGATTTGGTGATCAATTGAGTCTTAGAGTCTGGTCTATACAATTGTTGGTAGGGAGATGTCCTACCTAGATTGGACTAGAGAAGTTTAAGATCTAATGATTGAAAATTTACGGTCAGATAAAGAAAGAcctttgaataaaaatttataactaTCAATGAATATCACAATTTTCTCAAGtttctaaataaaataattacgtACCatgattaatttaaataaaccTTTGATCATGCAAATAAACATCAAGGGgatgtagctcaaatggtagagCGCTCGCTTTGCATGCGAGAGGTACAGGGTTCGATCCCCTGCATCTCCAAAATTTTCAATCTTTgtggttttaacttttaattaatattattgtttttatcaagagaaatataacaAAACTTCACTAAGTCAGGGGTTCACTAATACATAATCTTCACCAGTAAATGACATTATGTAgtatgtgtattttttgttttccatattaatgaaattattgaaGGTGGGTATCAATTATTGAAATTATACTTCGTTATCtttttcatatttgttattATAATTGTGTACTTTGAAATTTTGTGAGAAACATTGTTGTAGAAGTTCTTTGCATTTGAAGAAAATCATTGAACTTCGCACACAAGGTGTTCCATAAAATTCCTAAGTACCTATTGCTTTCATACTTTGCTTGATTGGAAACATGTAAAGCTAGAGCAAGCTAATCAAAACTATCTTTTAAAATCAATAGAGTAGTTGATTGATTCTTAGATTATTTGATTTCTCCTCGAAACTTGAATAATCAATCTATTAGCACGTTTGTAATTATCGT
Coding sequences within it:
- the LOC123894139 gene encoding protein HOTHEAD — protein: MASFSAVKFLLYFFIIWLINFLPLCQGKENNEYKYPFIKKASSFSSPPSISTTNTNDGYDYIIVGGGTAGCPLAATLSKNFNVLLLERGGVPFTNPNVSFLDNFHIALADTSPTSASQFFMSTDGVYNARARVLGGGSSINAGFYTRASSRFIQKMGWDAKLVNKSYPWVEKQIVHRPTFSHWQRALRDGLLDAGVSPFNGFTYEHKYGTKLGGTIFDRFGRRHTAAELLASGNPNKLTVLIYATVQKIVFDTTGKRPKAMGVIFKDENGKQHKAILGNDKQSEVIVSSGAIGTPQMLLLSGIGSKAELEKLKIPVVLDNRFVGKGMADNPMNTIFVPLKKPVKQSLIETVGITNRGVYIEASSGFGQSSDSIHCHHGMLSAEIGQLSTIPPKQRSEEAIKAFMKNKKDIPIEAFKGGFILTKVANPWSTGDLRLINTNVEDNPAVTFNYFSHPADLQRCVEGIQLVTKVVQSQHFTNLTMCVRETTEQLLNSTVKANVNLIPKHVNDTKSLEQFCKDTVITIWHYHGGCHVGKVVDSDHKVLGVNRLRVIDGSTFTESPGTNPQATVMMMGRYMGLKILRDRLGKFAGV